A genomic region of Amphiura filiformis chromosome 6, Afil_fr2py, whole genome shotgun sequence contains the following coding sequences:
- the LOC140155811 gene encoding bcl-2-related ovarian killer protein-like isoform X2, with product MASLSYNRLRLPGVTSEGEITEQAMILCKEYIQNKLKRAGLLSTNDLKSRFMKISEVSRELQFIGLELEQLYPTLFKDVCRQLNVNLSSETVADEVFTEVAAELFASGITWARVVAMFSVAGSIAVECFQQGNVTYINTIVNSLANFVRNHLALWISQQGGWNNLVRSFRQKNNSQMLWTVSLVGAVCGIAGTLMATSGGKL from the exons GTTTGCGGCTACCCGGTGTGACGTCAGAGGGTGAAATAACCGAACAGGCCATGATACTATGCAAggaatacatacaaaataaacTGAAACGGGCTGGTTTACTTTCTACAAATGACCTCAAATCTCGTTTTATGAAGATCAGCGAAGTATCAAGAGAACTTCAATTTATAGGACTGGAACTGGAGCAGCTTTATCCTACGCTATTTAAAGATGTCTGTAGACAGCTTAATGTGAATTTATCTTCTGAAACAGTAGCAGATGAGGTGTTCACAGAGGTTGCTGCTGAACTTTTTGCGAGTGGCATTACGTGGGCGAGAGTGGTCGCCATGTTTTCAGTGGCTGGTTCCATTGCTGTAGAATGTTTTCAACAAGGAAATGTAACATATATCAACACAATTGTCAATAGCTTAGCAAACTTTGTCAGGAACCATTTAGCATTATGGATATCTCAACAAGGTGGATGG AACAATCTTGTGCGGTCATTTCGTCAAAAAAACAACTCTCAAATGTTATGGACGGTTAGCTTAGTAGGAGCAGTGTGTGGTATTGCCGGGACTCTAATGGCTACTTCTGGCGGGAAACTATGA
- the LOC140154311 gene encoding uncharacterized protein has product MGLRSHREIRVALYAFFLGLIIAFIISRLVLISPKHKRTRKLESNGCKPERTNIDYRDGANQLANECPECPEPICPLCPESPLHIPYTMEQFIVKHIVDLKEGPLVITRTRMKSVESFFLSLHPSERDMQISHQLTTRGDWNDQLIGTVCHAMHSAPKDSYFVDVGAYVGALAFGVAQCGFNVAAFEPYSHTFRLLQESMALNHFDSDRVKLYNMALGNATGKACLAASSSDRSMARIYRSRDECRNDQVTIDKLDRVMKGATIWYLYMDTGGFEPAILTGARSFLTGPEPPKYIHFKASHSGFTKEVMGTKMDLAGTLKWLDQIGYSLRDGSNEPIRSIDEFVMELGHQAEDVIAIYHKNQQHLEV; this is encoded by the exons ATGGGTTTAAGGAGTCACCGAGAGATTCGTGTTGCACTCTACGcgttttttcttggccttataatTGCATTTATTATATCTAGGTTGGTGTTAATATCACCTAAACATAAAAGAACACGCAAACTTGAGTCGAATGGGTGCAAACCAGAGCGGACCAATATAGATTACAGAGATGGAGCAAATCAACTCGCAAACGAATGTCCAGAATGTCCAGAACCAATCTGTCCGCTTTGTCCAGAATCACCTTTGCATATACCATATACTATGGAGCAGTTTATCgtcaagcatattgtggatttaaaGGAAGGCCCCTTGGTTATCACCAGAACAAGAATGAAATC AGTGGAGAGCTTCTTTTTGTCCTTGCATCCATCGGAGAGGGACATGCAAATCAGCCACCAATTAACAACTCGAGGTGATTGGAATGACCAACTCATTGGGACAGTCTGTCACGCAATGCACTCAGCGCCCAAAGACTCTTATTTTGTCGATGTAGGTGCTTACGTAG GTGCTCTGGCGTTCGGCGTTGCACAATGTGGTTTCAATGTAGCTGCCTTTGAGCCCTACTCTCATACCTTCCGTCTCCTACAAGAAAGTATGGCCTTGAATCATTTTGACAGCGATCGGGTCAAATTATATAATATGGCATTGGGAAATGCTACAGGAAAAGCATGTTTAGCTGCAAGTTCCAGTGATAGAAGCATGGCACGGATATATCGGAGTCGGG ATGAATGCAGAAATGACCAAGTAACAATAGATAAGCTGGATCGTGTTATGAAAGGTGCAACCATCTGGTATTTATACATGGACACAGGAGGATTCGAACCCGCCATTCTAACAGGAGCACGATCATTCCTCACAGGACCCGAACCACCCAAATACATTCATTTCAAAGCATCACACAGTGGGTTTACAAAAGAGGTCATGGGTACTAAAATGGACCTTGCAGGAACGTTAAAATGGTTGGATCAAATTGGATATTCTCTTCGTGATGGTAGTAATGAACCGATTCGGAGTATAGACGAGTTTGTCATGGAACTTGGACACCAGGCTGAAGATGTTATTGCTATTTATCACAAAAACCAACAACATCTTGAAGTATGA